The Burkholderia mayonis genome window below encodes:
- a CDS encoding MerR family transcriptional regulator translates to MTSTVEKVVLPPIPAKRYFTIGEVSELCGVKPHVLRYWEQEFTQLRPVKRRGNRRYYQHHEVLLIRRIRELLYEQGFTINGARNRLDAVGSERGAPPTADELEPRAEEAVSSETVDVAQLRGALLDVIDGLKRR, encoded by the coding sequence ATGACGTCGACGGTTGAGAAAGTCGTGTTGCCCCCGATCCCCGCGAAGCGCTACTTCACGATCGGGGAAGTGAGCGAATTGTGCGGTGTGAAGCCTCATGTGCTGCGGTATTGGGAACAGGAGTTCACGCAGCTGCGCCCGGTGAAACGGCGAGGGAACCGCCGTTACTACCAGCACCACGAGGTGCTGCTGATCCGGCGGATTCGCGAGCTGCTGTACGAGCAGGGGTTCACGATCAACGGCGCTCGCAACCGGCTCGACGCGGTCGGCAGCGAGCGGGGCGCGCCTCCGACGGCCGATGAGCTCGAACCGCGCGCAGAGGAGGCGGTGTCGAGCGAGACGGTGGATGTCGCGCAGTTGCGCGGGGCGCTTCTCGACGTGATCGACGGCCTCAAGCGTCGCTGA
- a CDS encoding integration host factor subunit alpha, with protein sequence MNDMNSSEFEALLTAQRSAMSRDVPASPSVGDTPTLTKAELAELLFDSVGLNKREAKDMVEAFFEVIRDALENGESVKLSGFGNFQLRDKPQRPGRNPKTGEAIPIAARRVVTFHASQKLKALVENGAESDLVR encoded by the coding sequence ATGAACGACATGAACTCGAGTGAATTTGAAGCCCTCCTGACGGCGCAACGCAGCGCCATGTCCCGCGACGTTCCGGCGTCGCCGTCCGTCGGCGATACGCCGACGCTGACGAAGGCCGAGTTGGCCGAGCTGCTGTTCGACAGCGTCGGCCTCAACAAGCGCGAGGCGAAGGACATGGTCGAGGCGTTTTTCGAGGTGATTCGCGATGCCCTCGAAAACGGCGAGAGCGTGAAGTTGTCGGGCTTCGGCAATTTCCAGCTGCGCGACAAGCCGCAGCGGCCGGGGCGCAATCCGAAGACGGGCGAGGCGATTCCGATCGCCGCGCGCCGTGTCGTGACATTCCACGCGAGCCAGAAGCTGAAGGCGCTCGTCGAAAACGGCGCCGAATCGGATCTCGTGCGTTAA